Below is a genomic region from Candidatus Binataceae bacterium.
CGCGGCATCTTCGCGATCAACGAGTTGCCCGACCTGACCGAGAAGGTGCAGGTCGGACTGTTCAACCTGATGGAAGAGAAGGACGTCCAGATCAAGGGCTACCGCGTGCGCATGCCGCTTGACCTGGTGTTCGTCGCGAGCGCCAACCCGGAGGATTACACCTCGCGCGGCCGGATCATCACGCCGCTGAAGGACCGCTTCGACGTCCAGATCCGCACGCACTACCCGCGAACGATCGAAGACGAAATCGCGATCATGGATCAGGAATGCGGCTATCCGGCGAGCGACGGGATGGCGCTGCGCATCCCGTCCTTCATCAAGGAGGTGGTCGCGCAGCTGACCTTCGAGGCGCGCGCCTCCAATGAGATCAACCAGACCTCGGGGGTTTCGGTGCGGGTCTCGATCAACAACTTCGAATCGGTGATCTCCAACGCCGAGAAGCGCGCGGTGCGCCTGGGCGAGAACGAGATCGTGCCGCGGCTCTCCGATCTGCCGTCGCTCTACGCCTCGACCGCGGGCAAAATTGAGCTCGAATACGTGGGCGAGGACAAGAAGGAGGACGACCTGATCGAGCGGCTCATCAACCGCGCCGTGCTCAAGACCTTCGACCGCTACTTCAAGGTCGACGATCTGCGCCGCGTGAGCGCGTACTTCGAGGGCGGATGGGGCGTCGAGGTCTCCGACCAGTCGCCGGCCTCCGAATACCTCGAGGCGCTGCGCGAGGTGCCGGGCCTGCGCGAGGCGGTCGAGCAGCTGGGCTCGTTCGAGACGCCGGGCCTGATGGCCGCAGCGACCGAACTCGTGTTCGAGGGCCTGCATCTTCATCAGAAGCTCAACAAGGAGCGCCACGGCGGGCGCTTCGCCTATCACGCCTGAGGCCGGGGACGGGCGCGGGCGACGCCGATGATCGAAATCCGCTACACCGCGTGGGACGGCAGCCAGAAGCTCAGGCTCGACGCCGACAAGGTATTCGAGAAGCTGGCCGAGTTTCTCTCCTACACCGACGACGTGCGCCAGGCGATGGACTGGATGTCGCGCCAGGGAATGGACTTCGACGGCATGCGCGTCGCGGGACTGGAGGAGTTTCTCGAACAGCTGCGCCAGGAGATGCGCCAGCGCTACCGCGACTTCAATCTCAAGGAGGCGCTGGACGAGATCGATCAGCGCCTGCAGGACATCGTCGATCGCGAGCGCGGCACGCTCGAGCGGATGAATGCCGAGCGGCCCGGCGCCCGGTTCGAGCAGAAGCTGCGCGAACTGCAGCGCATCCCGCGCCGGTTCTCAGAGGCGATTCGCAAGCTCGAGAGCCATGAATTTGAGGACGCCCAGGCGCGCGCCGATTTCGAGCAGCTGCTCAAGGAATACGAGAACATCCGCGACCTCGAAAACTTTCGCGAGCGCAACCAGCATCTGTTCCACGGCCCCAAGAGCCTCAACTACCGCGAGGCGCTCGAGCTGATGCGCGAGATGGAGCGGATGAAGCAGCTCGAGCAGGATCTGATGTCGAGCAACTTCGACAAGATCTCGGCCGACGATCTGCGCGAGATGCTGGGGCAGCAGGCCGACGAGGATTTCCAGAACCTGCGCCAGGTGATGCTGCTGCTCGAAGAGGGCGGCTACATGGTCCAGAAGGGCGAGCACATGGCGCTCTCGCCCAAGGGCGTGCGCCGGATCGGCCAGCTGGCGCTGCGCGACATCTACCAGGGCCTGCTCAAGGACCGCGCCGGATCCCATC
It encodes:
- a CDS encoding VWA domain-containing protein, whose protein sequence is MIEIRYTAWDGSQKLRLDADKVFEKLAEFLSYTDDVRQAMDWMSRQGMDFDGMRVAGLEEFLEQLRQEMRQRYRDFNLKEALDEIDQRLQDIVDRERGTLERMNAERPGARFEQKLRELQRIPRRFSEAIRKLESHEFEDAQARADFEQLLKEYENIRDLENFRERNQHLFHGPKSLNYREALELMREMERMKQLEQDLMSSNFDKISADDLREMLGQQADEDFQNLRQVMLLLEEGGYMVQKGEHMALSPKGVRRIGQLALRDIYQGLLKDRAGSHQTDHRGIVEIRPDQTKSYAFGDPLNLNLVATLRHALARRPGVPLKLEPGDFEVYESDYASSSSTVLCLDMSWSMSWEGRFAAAKKVAMAMETLIRTKFPRDFFSIVGFFTRAVELKLKDLPEASWNMGDPFTNLQDGLRLASDLLGRHPSRNQHIIVITDGQPTAYFLNKRLYCEWPLSFGGISMRAAQETLREVERVTRKGITINTFMLDDSPSLRAFVEKMTQINRGRALYTRPDHLGEYMLVDYLSKRRKKI